The Fictibacillus phosphorivorans genomic sequence TGGTTTTGTGTTTGAAGTATTTGATTCAGTTGCAGCACAAATGGGTCGTATGAGATACCGTTCAGGTGGAGTTTACACATCTCCAGTAACAATCCGTTCACCATTTGGTGGAGGCGTTAAAACACCTGAGCTTCATGCGGACAGCCTTGAAGGTTTAATGTACCAAACTCCTGGTATCAAAGTTGTTATTCCTTCAACTCCATATGACGCAAAAGGTCTATTAATCTCTGCGATTCGTGATAACGATCCAGTAGTTTACCTAGAGCATATGAAATTATATCGTTCTTTCCGTGGCGAAGTGCCAGAAGAAGAATACACGATCGAACTTGGTAAAGCAGATGTGAAACGTGAAGGTAAGGATGTTTCTATCATTACTTACGGTGCTATGGTCCACGCTTCACTAAAAGCTGCTGAAGAATTAGAAAAAGAAGGAATCTCTGCTGAAGTGATCGACCTTCGTACCATCAGCCCGCTTGATATCGAAACAATCATGGCTTCAGTTGAAAAAACAGGCCGTGCAATTGTCGTGCAAGAAGCACAAAAACAAGCTGGTATTGGAGCGTTCGTTGTAGCTGAAATCAACGATCGTGCAATTCTTCACTTAGAAGCACCTGTATTGCGCGTAACTGCACCAGATACAGTGTTCCCATATGCTTCTGCTGAAGATGTTTGGATTCCAGATCATCGTGATATTGTAGACAAAGCTAAGAAAGTCTACAATTTCTAAGAAAAAATGAATGTTAGCTGAAAGAGACGTCCGTTCGTGACTGTTTCTTTCAGCTCTTTCACATCATTGATGAAAAAGATTGTTATAAAATAGGAGGCGTTAATCGTGGCATTTGAATTTAAGCTTCCCGATATTGGAGAAGGAATTCACGAAGGTGAAATTGTAAAGTGGTTTGTAAAAGCAGGGGACGAAGTTAAAGAAGACGATATCCTGCTTGAAGTACAAAACGATAAAGCTGTAGTAGAAATCCCATCTCCTGTAGACGGTAAAATTCTTGAACTTAAAGTAGACGAAGGAACAGTATCTGTAGTTGGTGATGTTCTAGTAACAATTGAAGCAGAAGGTGAAATTCCTGCTGATGCTCATGGCGGTGGCGATGAAGCTCCAGAACAACCTAAAGCTGAAGAAGAAAAGAACGTAACTGCTGATCAAGCTCAAGCAGATAAATCAGAAGCAAAAACTGAGGATACTGCTAAAGAAGAACCTGCAGACGAATCTAAGCGTGTAATCGCAATGCCTTCTGTTCGTAAATATGCGCGTGAAAAAGAAGTTGATATTCGTAAAGTACAAGGTTCTGGAGATAACGGACGTGTACTTAAAGAAGACATCGACAAATTCGTAAGTGGCGGGGGAGCGGCTGAAGCAGCACCACAAGCAACTGAAGAAGCGCCTAAAGCTGAAGCGAAGAAAGAAGCGCCTAAAGCGATTCCTGCTGGAGAAATGGAAACTCGTGAAAAGATCAAAGGAATTAGAAAAGCGATTTCAAAAGCGATGGTTAATTCCAAACATACAGCTCCACATGTTACACTTATGGATGAAGTGGACGTTACTGATCTTGTTGCACACCGTAAGAAGTTCAAGCAAGTTGCTGCAGATAAAGGCATCAAGCTTACTTATCTTCCATACGTGGTAAAAGCATTAACTTCTGCACTACGTGAATACCCTGTGCTTAATGCATCTATCGACGATGCAAACGAAGAAATCGTGTACAAGCACTATTACAACATCGGTATTGCAGCAGATACAGATAACGGTCTAATGGTACCAGTTGTTAAAGATGCTGATCGTAAATCCATCTTCAAAATCTCTTCTGAAATCAATGAATTAGCTACTAAAGCACGTGATGGTAAGCTTTCTGGTGAAGAGATGAAAGGCGGATCTTGCACGATTACGAATATCGGTTCTGCAGGCGGTCAATGGTTCACACCAGTAATCAACCACCCAGAAGTAGCGATCTTAGGTATCGGCCGTATTGCTGAAAAAGCAGTTGTTAAAGATGGAGAAGTAGTAGTAGCTCCTGTTTTAGCTTTATCTCTTAGCTTTGACCACCGTCTGATCGATGGTGCAACAGCTCAAAATGCATTGAATCACATTAAGCGTTTATTGAACGATCCACAACTATTAGTAATGGAGGCGTAATTCGATGGTAGTAGGAGATTTTCCAATTGAGTTAGACACACTTGTCATAGGTTCAGGTCCTGGGGGATATGTTGCAGCAATCCGTGCAGCACAATTAGGACAAAAAGTGGCTATTGCGGAAAAGGCAGAAATGGGCGGCGTTTGTTTGAACGTTGGTTGTATTCCATCAAAAGCTTTAATTAATGCAGGCCACCGTGTAGAACATGCGAATCACTCTGAAGATATGGGGATTACTGTTGATAACGTAACAGTTGATTTCAGTAAAGTTCAAGACTGGAAAGCAGGCATCGTTAAGAAGCTTACTGGAGGAGTTGAAGGACTTTTAAAAGGAAATAAAGTTGAAATCATTCGTGGTGAAGCTTATTTCGTAAATGAAAACACTGTACGTATCATGGATGAGAAGAACTCTCAAACATACACGTTCAAAAATGCGATCATCGCTACTGGTTCACGCCCGATTGAAATCCCAGGTTTTAAATGGAGTGACCGTATTATCTCTTCTACAGGAGCTCTTGCTCTTAAAGAGATTCCTAAGAAGATGGTAGTGATAGGTGGCGGTTATATCGGTATGGAGCTTGGAACAGCTTATGCGAACTTCGGTACTGAAGTAACAATCCTTGAAGGAAGCAAACAAATCCTTCCTGGTTTTGAAAAGCAAATGAGCCAAGTCGTTTCAAAACGCTTAAAGAAAAAAGGCAATGTAGAAGTATTTACTGAAGCTATGGCTAAAGGCGTTGAAGAAACTAAAGACGGTGTTACTGTAACAGCTGAGATCAAAGGTGAGTCTATGACTTTTGAAGCTGATTATGTTCTCGTAACGGTTGGTCGTCGTCCAAATACTGAAGAACTTGGTCTTGAGCAAGTTGGTGTTGAAATGACTGAACGTGGTCTGATCAAAATCAATAAAAAAGCTCAAACAAATGTTAGCGGTATCTATGCAATTGGTGATGTAGTTGAAGGTCCAGCACTTGCTCACAAAGCTTCTTACGAAGGTAAAGTAGCTGCGGAAGTGATTTCAGGACATGCTGCAGAGATCGATTACATGGCTATCCCTGCGGTAGTGTTCACAGATCCTGAACTTGCAACAGTTGGTTACGATGAGAAATCTGCTAAAGAAGCAGGATTTGATGTGAAAGCATCTAAATTCCCATTCGCAGCTAACGGTCGTGCTCTATCTATGAACGAGACAGATGGTTTCATGAAACTTATCACTCGTAAAGAAGATGGACTTGTACTAGGAGCTCAAATTGCTGGTGGAAATGCATCTGATATGATCGCAGAACTAGGATTGGCAATTGAAGCAGGTATGACTGCTGAAGACATCGCTATGACAATTCATGCTCATCCGACTTTCGGAGAGATTTCTATGGAAGCAGCTGAAGTTGCAATCGGACTTCCTGTACACATTGTAAAATAAATATACAAATGAAAACCCCTTGTGACTGTACGCAGTTCACAAGGGGTTTTTTCGTTCAATCATATATAAGTAAAAGCATCATAATCTTTATTTAAAAGCACTTGTCTAAAATATTTTAAAAAAGTCTATACCTTTTCCTAATTTAATTAATCTCGATATAGATTATTAATAAAGAATAAATGGAGGAAGCGATGAGAGTT encodes the following:
- a CDS encoding dihydrolipoamide acetyltransferase family protein — translated: MAFEFKLPDIGEGIHEGEIVKWFVKAGDEVKEDDILLEVQNDKAVVEIPSPVDGKILELKVDEGTVSVVGDVLVTIEAEGEIPADAHGGGDEAPEQPKAEEEKNVTADQAQADKSEAKTEDTAKEEPADESKRVIAMPSVRKYAREKEVDIRKVQGSGDNGRVLKEDIDKFVSGGGAAEAAPQATEEAPKAEAKKEAPKAIPAGEMETREKIKGIRKAISKAMVNSKHTAPHVTLMDEVDVTDLVAHRKKFKQVAADKGIKLTYLPYVVKALTSALREYPVLNASIDDANEEIVYKHYYNIGIAADTDNGLMVPVVKDADRKSIFKISSEINELATKARDGKLSGEEMKGGSCTITNIGSAGGQWFTPVINHPEVAILGIGRIAEKAVVKDGEVVVAPVLALSLSFDHRLIDGATAQNALNHIKRLLNDPQLLVMEA
- a CDS encoding alpha-ketoacid dehydrogenase subunit beta, whose translation is MAQMTMIQAITDAMRNELKNNEQVLVFGEDVGQNGGVFRATEGLQKEFGEDRVFDTPLAESGIGGLAIGLGLTGFRPVMEIQFFGFVFEVFDSVAAQMGRMRYRSGGVYTSPVTIRSPFGGGVKTPELHADSLEGLMYQTPGIKVVIPSTPYDAKGLLISAIRDNDPVVYLEHMKLYRSFRGEVPEEEYTIELGKADVKREGKDVSIITYGAMVHASLKAAEELEKEGISAEVIDLRTISPLDIETIMASVEKTGRAIVVQEAQKQAGIGAFVVAEINDRAILHLEAPVLRVTAPDTVFPYASAEDVWIPDHRDIVDKAKKVYNF
- the lpdA gene encoding dihydrolipoyl dehydrogenase, whose amino-acid sequence is MVVGDFPIELDTLVIGSGPGGYVAAIRAAQLGQKVAIAEKAEMGGVCLNVGCIPSKALINAGHRVEHANHSEDMGITVDNVTVDFSKVQDWKAGIVKKLTGGVEGLLKGNKVEIIRGEAYFVNENTVRIMDEKNSQTYTFKNAIIATGSRPIEIPGFKWSDRIISSTGALALKEIPKKMVVIGGGYIGMELGTAYANFGTEVTILEGSKQILPGFEKQMSQVVSKRLKKKGNVEVFTEAMAKGVEETKDGVTVTAEIKGESMTFEADYVLVTVGRRPNTEELGLEQVGVEMTERGLIKINKKAQTNVSGIYAIGDVVEGPALAHKASYEGKVAAEVISGHAAEIDYMAIPAVVFTDPELATVGYDEKSAKEAGFDVKASKFPFAANGRALSMNETDGFMKLITRKEDGLVLGAQIAGGNASDMIAELGLAIEAGMTAEDIAMTIHAHPTFGEISMEAAEVAIGLPVHIVK